In the Nitrospirota bacterium genome, GGATGCAACATGATGTCACTCGGTCCCCAACCCCTCTCTGAGGAAAATATCCATCGGCGTGAGCGACTGACCCAGCGGTGGCGTGAGCAGCGAATAGTCGAAGGAGAAGCTCGCTCGCAGCCTGTCCCAATAACCCAGAGCCGGATCAGATTCGACGAGGACAACCCGATCGACGGTTTTCACGAATGACTCCATGGTCTCGTGCTGAAACGGCACGACCAGATTGGGATAGAATCCCGCCACACGAAGGCCGAAACTCCGGCAAAGCGCCACCGCGTCACGCACCACGCCCTGCGCCGCCCCCCAGGCGACATAGCCCACGTCTGCTTTGCTCTCTCCATCTCGCTCGCATAGCGCGAGGATTCCGTTACCTGCAACGCTGTCGGTCGAACGTCGCTGGTGAATCATGTCGACCAACGAACGAATCTCCACCGTCTGCTGCCGGATGGCGAGGGCCTCTTCGATTAAAATCCCGACTCCGTTGCTGACTCCGGTACGAATGAGATCTTGCCCCAGGATCGTCAGTCTCATCGCATCTGCAATATCCGAAGCGACGAAGACGTGAGATGCGTTGAAACCATTGAGGCAGGAGCCAATTGCAGATGCGTCCGCTCGGGAAAGCGCCATAACCGTTCCCTGTGGCCCTCGATAGGCCTGCACACCTGGGTGCCAATCGCTTTCCATCACCGACACCATCGATTGAGCACGGGCGAGATGTTGGGCGACCCAATGCCAGGGTGTGGTCATGAGTTCGGTCGCGCAAGCGCTCCGATCTTCGCAGGCGCTCTCCACATAGCCCAACAAGATCGCCTTCTCCGCACTGAGCAGCATGCCATGCTGGGGAGCGGCCGATCGCGATGGAAGGGCATAGACATCGCGCTTCTCGACAGACTGCCGCGCATAATTATGTCCAGCTGTAAACGATCGGGGCGCAGAAAGTGAAGGCGTCCACCGACAGAGCGTGGATTCTGATACACCGAGCAGATGGAGGAGTACTCCTAATGCAGCAAAGGCCTTTCCGTGAAACCTCTCGCCATGGCTGCGAGTCAGCTCAGTAAGGGGAATCGGATACGCCACCACGCCTTGGTGCAGAAAGAAATGCGTCCGATTATCAGGAGAAGGTTCCCAGATCAGCACGCTTCCCCGTTGAAGCCCCATACGTCGCCACTCCGGATCCGTCTCGGTGAGATCGACCAGTACGTCGCATCCGGATCCCATGGAGTAGAAGGGTTGGGTGGCCAGACGAATCGTGAGCACGAATGTGCCACGATCGCCATCGATCCGGCCACTCTGTGTCGTAACCGAGAGACCTTTCCGGATGAGTGATTGGGCGATGACCTCCCAGTCCTTCACGAGCGCTGATGCGGCAGGCCCCACGATCTTGATGATGAGATCCATGTCTTGATTGGGTCGAGCCGGGAGCCATGCGGTGAAGGGAGCCATGTCGATCCCGTTCATCCTATACACGATAGGTGTTTTTCACTTCTGTCAACCCTGAGACGCCAAGCCAGTGGACTGGATACCCGCTGAGGAAAAAGTGGTCGTAGACGGCGGAGAGAAAGACAGCTCCGTCACGCGGATGGACGACATGACCGGCCCAGTTCTTCACTCCTCGGCGTAACGTCATCTGCAACCCCGCATGGTTGGTCATCACCCGCCCGGTGCTCAAATCGACCCATACCAGGGCGGTGGCGCCCCTTGGATATTGCACCGCAACGATATCGGCATGTCCTGACATCGTGAGACATCTCCTCTCGGCTGGCTATTTCTTTTTCCCCTTCATCTGCTTCTTGCCGGCTGTTGTTCGTTTGGATGTTTTCGCCGTTGCCTTTCGTCTCGTCGCCATGGAAGACCTCCTCAGGGTGATACGGTGATCATCTCAACTCCTCGCGAAGCCTGAGCACGGGGGCACTCTGACGCTCTGAAGCTGCCGGACGGCACGATCCGGTCGGATGGAGATCGTCTCGTCCGCGATGAATCCCTCGCGCCCATGGCGATACGCAATTTCCACACAATCCCCCTCATACAGGTTGGACAGTTCGTTTTGTGCAATCCCTCGAGCGATACGTGTGTGTTCGCCTACGAGGGCGCGCATGCGAACGGTCGTTCGTCCCGGCAGGACGACCTTGATCTGGACACAACAGGCGCTGGCGTCGACTCGATCGACTAGGTCCCGGATCGCCGGCATCACCGTTCTCCTTTCACAGGCTGGATTGAAGTGGCCGTCCCACCTGCCGGTGACAACGCGCCATTCCCTCTCGCGCCTTGAGACTGTTGGAATCGGTGTTCAAGACCGCTTTCCAATTGACGAGTGCTTCCTCCGGCTGCCCCAGTGCTTCGAGCAACGCCGCCAACTCACAGCGTGAAGTGATATCCGTGGGACACAGGGTCAGTGCGTCCTGAAGACGTATGAGCCGCGCAAGCCAGTCCTCGCTCCCAGACTGGTCTGCCCCGAGTGGCGGCCTAAGTGAGTTATTCTGCGGTCCCGGCATCCTTTGGCTCCTCTTCTGTCCGTTCCTTCTCGCCTCTCCGCTCAGGCACTCGGAAACGGATTCACGCACTCCACCCCGTGGTTGGCGCGTATCTGCGTGCCGGTCAATCGAACGGTTTTCCCGTCTGTCGGCATCTCGACGCCCAGATCTTTGCGCACGGCTCGGAAAATCTCGATGACGTGATCCATGTAAGTCACATCGAGATCCTGCACGCTGAGCATCGCGTCTTCATGGATGTCGTGGCAGAACGCGATCGTGAGACAGTTCGTTCCGGCCCGTACCATGCGCAGGGCCAGATTGGCATAGTGGCAATGAATCCCAATGAACAGAGCGACCTCGATCTTGTTGTGCCAGATCGTGAGATTCGGATGATTGGGATTGATCCCTTCCTCCGGATCGATCTTGGGATACTTAGGCCGATAGTCCGGCATCGGAATGATCATCACGTTCGGGATTTCGGCGGCGAGCCGCAGCAGGGCCTGTCCTTTGGCGATCCAGTCGGGATTCCAGGCCCAGAGATACAAGGGACCCGGGAAGATCGTGGGATTCTTTCGCGTATACAGTTGCCGCGCCGATTCGGCGATGACCTCATCTGCCGGCGCGTGCCAGCCATAGCTCAACCCGAATCCAGAGTCAGGATGTGTTACTCCCAATTCCATCGCCGACGGCGGATGGAATCCCGCCGGACCGACATCGATCACTCGCTCACGCTGTGCTGCATTCAACGGACTCATACGAAGCTCCTTTCTGCTCAAGTGCCACGGTCGTTTGGATATCTGGAGGATCGACAGCGTGGTTACTACAATGCCCTGGCTCTACCGTCCTAAGATCTGTTCTTGTTTCTCCTTTGCAATGGTCTGGCGAGGATGACGAGACAGATCATTCTCTTGTTCAAAATTTCGCATGACCCGCAACACGGCATAGGGAAGGAGTACCAGGATGAGCCAAAGTAAAAGAGTCAAATACCAGCCCCAAGCCAGGGCTCCGGCCACGAAAATAATTGCCGCCAGATACTCAATCACCTTCAACAACCCGATCTGCTGCTCACGAATCGTCAACATGGCTCTGGCCGCCCCAAGAAACCAGTTTCAAAAGTCATCTCCATGCGCAAGACAACGAGCGCCCTCACCGTGATCGAAACGTTCGGCATGGAAAACGCTAACTCCGTGGCTAGACTTTTAAAAGATCCTTGTACTCCGTTACGCATGGGCTTTTGGCTTTCTCCCTGTAGCCTTCTCGATAGCGCTTCGAATCTCTCCGGAAACTGCACCCCCTTTCTCCTTCAATGCCCTGGCTCGCATCTCCGCCGCGAGATAGTCACCGTTCTCGATGAGCCCATGTATCACAACGAAACCCGCTTCTAATGCTGTAACCTGCTGTTTGATCGCTTCTCCCGCATCTCCTTCTTTCCCACTCAGGGCTCTGGCCATTAGTCTCTTGGCAGACACCACGGCCCGCAGAGCCTCTTGTTCCATCGCGAGAGCTGCTGTCTTCGCCGCTTCCTTGTTTTGCGACGCCTTGGCTGCCACGCGCCCCCCATACTCAACTACCGTGCTCAGCATTTCGCCCACGTCGTCATACAATTTGAAAATCGAGAAGGCCGTTTCTTGCTTGACTAACTCATCCTTGGCCAGGGCGAACTCCTGCTCCAATTTCATCCAATCGTCCTTCGCATAGGCCTCCGCCCCCGCAGTTTTGGCATCGTCGACCGCTTTTTGAGCTGCCTCAAGTTGCTGGGCAGGCGGTCGCGCACAGCCGTACATCAATAGGAGGATGAGGACGACTCCAGTTCTTGCGATCTGTGACACAACAATCATGTTCTCTTCCGCCTTGTGTTACTTCTGACTGATTGGTTCCTGTTCCTGAAAGCGAATCCTTGCATACTGGGTGCCGCAAGAAGTGAACGGACAAAGCAGTAGATTTATTGTGTGTTTACAACGGGAACCTCGGAGATCGAGGAAAGCGGAGGTCATGACCAGAGGATAAGGGAGTCGGTCATCTGCAAAATCTGCATGCAGGCTTTCTTTATCAGACAGTTCAAACTCGGATGTCTCTTGGCAGATCGCGCAGTTATGTCTTTATGCAATTGATCGCACATATGCAGGAATTGCAGATCAAGGAGGAGATGTGATGAGAAGGCTTGATGTTATGTGATAGATGGGCGGTTTGGAGAATCCTTACTCGCGGATCCCGTATTCTTTGATCTTGTACTGGAGGGATCGCAGGCTGATACCGAGCAACTTGGCGGCTTTCTCGCGGTGGTTGGTGACTTCGATAAGCGTCCGTCGGATCACTTCTTTCTCAATTTCTTCCAAAGAATTTCCGAGGGTGACGACCATGGTCCGAACATCTTCCCGGCTGGCCTGAATTTCCTCCGGCAAATGTTGGGGCAGGATCATCTCCTCGCCTACGGTCACGACCAGTCGTTCGAGGAGATTGCGGAGTTGCCGGATATTTCCCGGCCAGGCGTACAGCCGTAATAACCGCATGGCTTCCCTCGAGACGTCCTTTGGCGCTCGGTGATGCTGTGCGCAAAATTCTGGTAGGAAAGTCTCAACGAGGAGGGGAATGTCGTCTCCGCGCTCGCGCAGCGGCGGTACTTTAATGGGGACGACATTGAGTCGATAAAAGAGATCCTCGCGAAAAGCGCCTTGCTTGACCGCTTCCTCAAGATTGCGATTGGTGGCCGCGATGATGCGGGCATCGACCGTAATCAGCTTGGTTCCACCCAGACGCCTGAACTCCTTGGTTTCCAGCACGCGCAAAAAATCGACTTGAGATTTCAGCGAGAGTTCACCAACTTCATCTAGCAACAACGTGCCGCCGTCGGCCAGCTCGAACCGTCCGGCCTTGGTCGTCATCGCGCCGGTGAAGGCGCCTTTCTCATAGCCGAACAACTCGCTCTCGAAGAGAGCATCAGGTAATGCCCCGCAATTCAGGGTAATAGACGGCCCATCGGCCCTCGGGCTTTTGTGATGGATCGCTCGGGCGACGAGTTCCTTCCCGGTTCCACTTTCGCCAGTGAGCAACACGGTCACGTCGCTTGCCGCCACCATCTCTACGAGATGATATACGTGCTGCATCGGTTCGCTGTCGCCGACCATTTGCTCGAAACGCGTTCTCGTTTCGAGTCGATCCCGGAGCTGCTGGTTTTCGATGGCAAGACGGTGTCGCTCGAGCGCTTTCTCCACAAGAATGGAGAACCGCTCGCGATCGATGGGCTTGGTGAGATAATCGTAGGCTCCAGCACGCATCGCTTCCACGGCGGTTTCGATGGATCCATAGGCCGTCATAACTACCACTTCTGTGCCGGGCCATTTTGTTCGCAGCCTCCGCAGAAATTCCATCCCGCCGATTCCCGGCATGCGCAAGTCGGTAATCGCCAGATCCATCTCGGTCGTTTCAAGCAGATCCAACCCTTCTTCAGCCGTTGCCACGCCTTGGGCCCGATATCCCTTCCTTTCCAGGAGGGTCACCAGCGCGTTGCGAATATTCACCTCATCGTCGACAACGAGAATATGGACGGCTCGCGTCATGATTCCATTACAGCCTTTTGAGGTTGATCAACCGCCACGGGGAATTGTGTCACCACCGTCGTTCCGCTCCCGGGTAGACTCGACACCTGAATGGTTCCGCCATGATCCTGCATGATTCGGTATGCAATGGCGAGACCAAGCCCGGTACCGCTCGACTTGGTTGTATAGAAGGGCTCGAACAGATGGGAGATCTCCTCCTTCGTGATCCCGACGCCGTCATCCTTCACGGTGATCTCTACCCAAGGCTTCCCGTCAGTCTTCCGCTGCGCCGTGGTAACTTGGCAGAGTCCGCCACTCGGCATGGCATGAAACGAATTGACGATGATGTTCACCAACACCTGGCTGATGTGGGTCTCGTCGCCCACCACAGGCGGCAATTCTTCCTCGGCAACCTGTTCAAGTCGAATCTTGCGCTCTGCTGCTTCGAACTGCATCAGGGCCAGGATGTGATCGATCAGCGCCTTCACATCCACCTCATGCAGGCTAACGGAGCCTGGACGAGCGAATTTCATAAAGTTGTCCAGAATGACCGAGAGACGGCGGCATTCCGCATTCAAGACGTGGAGGTATCGTGCGCTCTGCGTTGCCAGCATTCCCATCTCCTTGAGGTCTTCTTCAAGGAGATGCAGATTCAAGTCTATCGCGCTCAACGGGTTGCGCAACTCATGCGCCACCCCAGCCGACAGGGTATGCAGCGCCGCGAGTTTGTCCGCGATCCGCCCGCGCCGCTCCAGGCCCAGCAGCTCCGTGACATCTTTCAGCAGCGCAATGACGCCGACTGGCCTTCCCTCGTCTCCCGTCAGGTTCGCAGTGGTGAGGCGTATCGTACGAGTCTCGCCGCCGGCGCGATACGGCATATCATAATGATCCACATGGCAGTCGTTATGCAGTGCTTCATCGAGCACGATGCGAATCACATCTCCTTGGGGAAATATCTGTTCATAGGATTGGCCGAGTAATTCTTCCGTCGAC is a window encoding:
- a CDS encoding 2-oxoglutarate:ferredoxin oxidoreductase, with protein sequence MSPLNAAQRERVIDVGPAGFHPPSAMELGVTHPDSGFGLSYGWHAPADEVIAESARQLYTRKNPTIFPGPLYLWAWNPDWIAKGQALLRLAAEIPNVMIIPMPDYRPKYPKIDPEEGINPNHPNLTIWHNKIEVALFIGIHCHYANLALRMVRAGTNCLTIAFCHDIHEDAMLSVQDLDVTYMDHVIEIFRAVRKDLGVEMPTDGKTVRLTGTQIRANHGVECVNPFPSA
- a CDS encoding sigma-54-dependent Fis family transcriptional regulator, with amino-acid sequence MTRAVHILVVDDEVNIRNALVTLLERKGYRAQGVATAEEGLDLLETTEMDLAITDLRMPGIGGMEFLRRLRTKWPGTEVVVMTAYGSIETAVEAMRAGAYDYLTKPIDRERFSILVEKALERHRLAIENQQLRDRLETRTRFEQMVGDSEPMQHVYHLVEMVAASDVTVLLTGESGTGKELVARAIHHKSPRADGPSITLNCGALPDALFESELFGYEKGAFTGAMTTKAGRFELADGGTLLLDEVGELSLKSQVDFLRVLETKEFRRLGGTKLITVDARIIAATNRNLEEAVKQGAFREDLFYRLNVVPIKVPPLRERGDDIPLLVETFLPEFCAQHHRAPKDVSREAMRLLRLYAWPGNIRQLRNLLERLVVTVGEEMILPQHLPEEIQASREDVRTMVVTLGNSLEEIEKEVIRRTLIEVTNHREKAAKLLGISLRSLQYKIKEYGIRE
- a CDS encoding PAS domain-containing protein, which translates into the protein MFRPIPKVTLFRRIPYRLITSVVLILALVVAVILLVSLEQEKLLLQGFTQRQTVPTEVFQTLWQSRHDLIVITLLVLLISVIGIAAVITFLHYDSTRRTLEEVKSLARNILESIPTGVLTINRNGQVTAVNPSAVATLKRSTEELLGQSYEQIFPQGDVIRIVLDEALHNDCHVDHYDMPYRAGGETRTIRLTTANLTGDEGRPVGVIALLKDVTELLGLERRGRIADKLAALHTLSAGVAHELRNPLSAIDLNLHLLEEDLKEMGMLATQSARYLHVLNAECRRLSVILDNFMKFARPGSVSLHEVDVKALIDHILALMQFEAAERKIRLEQVAEEELPPVVGDETHISQVLVNIIVNSFHAMPSGGLCQVTTAQRKTDGKPWVEITVKDDGVGITKEEISHLFEPFYTTKSSGTGLGLAIAYRIMQDHGGTIQVSSLPGSGTTVVTQFPVAVDQPQKAVMES